A window from Vulcanimicrobium alpinum encodes these proteins:
- a CDS encoding acyl-CoA dehydrogenase family protein → MIAHDDRTVGLDPTPDQRALRDAVHALCASFGDPYWRGIDAQRGYPDAFIAALTENGYLAALIPEEYEGAGLGMAEACIILEEVNRTGGNAAACHAQMYIMGTLLRHGSEEQKRRYLPAIARGELRLQAFGVTEPTAGSDTTKITTTAERRGDRYVVNGQKVWTSRVQHSDLMLLLARTAPPSDDPKQKTLGLSTLLVDLRAAPPGTIDVRPIRTMMNHETNEVFFRDLEVPAENLIGEEGRGFRYILDGMNAERILIAAECVGDGGYFIDRAVRYSSERVVFGRPIGQNQGVQFPIARAHAAVMAADLVRRQAAALFDAGRPCGAEANTAKLLASEASWQAANAAIDAHGGYGFAEEYDIERKFRETRLYITAPIANNLILSYIGQHVLGMPRSF, encoded by the coding sequence GTGATCGCACACGACGACCGCACCGTCGGCTTGGATCCCACCCCTGACCAGCGCGCGCTGCGCGACGCGGTGCACGCGCTGTGCGCGTCGTTCGGCGATCCCTATTGGCGCGGGATCGACGCGCAGCGCGGCTATCCCGACGCGTTCATCGCGGCGCTCACCGAAAACGGCTACCTTGCGGCGCTCATCCCGGAAGAGTACGAAGGCGCGGGGCTGGGGATGGCCGAGGCCTGCATCATCCTCGAAGAGGTGAACCGCACCGGCGGCAACGCCGCTGCGTGTCACGCGCAGATGTACATCATGGGAACGTTGCTGCGGCACGGCAGCGAGGAGCAGAAGCGCAGATATCTCCCGGCGATCGCACGCGGCGAACTGCGACTGCAGGCGTTCGGCGTCACCGAACCCACGGCGGGCAGCGACACGACGAAGATCACCACGACGGCCGAGCGCCGCGGCGACCGCTACGTCGTCAACGGCCAGAAAGTGTGGACCTCGCGCGTCCAGCACAGCGATCTCATGCTGTTGCTCGCGCGCACGGCGCCCCCGTCGGACGATCCGAAGCAGAAGACGCTCGGGCTCTCGACTTTGCTGGTCGATCTGCGCGCGGCGCCCCCGGGGACGATCGACGTCCGCCCGATCCGCACGATGATGAACCACGAGACGAACGAGGTGTTCTTCCGCGATCTCGAGGTACCGGCGGAGAACCTCATCGGCGAAGAAGGCCGCGGCTTCCGCTACATCCTCGACGGGATGAACGCCGAGCGCATCCTGATCGCCGCAGAGTGCGTCGGCGACGGCGGCTATTTCATCGACCGCGCGGTCCGGTATTCGAGCGAGCGCGTCGTGTTCGGAAGACCCATCGGGCAGAACCAAGGCGTGCAGTTCCCGATCGCGCGCGCACACGCGGCGGTGATGGCGGCCGACCTCGTGCGGCGTCAGGCGGCCGCGCTCTTCGATGCCGGGCGGCCGTGCGGCGCCGAAGCGAACACGGCGAAACTGCTCGCCTCGGAAGCGTCGTGGCAGGCGGCCAACGCCGCGATCGACGCGCACGGCGGGTACGGATTCGCCGAAGAATACGACATCGAGCGCAAGTTCCGCGAGACGCGCCTCTACATCACCGCGCCGATCGCGAACAACCTCATCCTCTCGTACATCGGCCAGCACGTGCTCGGAATGCCGAGGTCGTTCTGA